In Montipora capricornis isolate CH-2021 chromosome 4, ASM3666992v2, whole genome shotgun sequence, a single genomic region encodes these proteins:
- the LOC138045485 gene encoding E3 ubiquitin-protein ligase TRIM71-like, whose translation MDIKTFLDNTQEHLCCTECMTRFTNPKQLPCLHSFCLHCLQRIQQTSGIRDTISCPECGRNFEIPGNGDLNAFPTNVRINSLLDALPVTECNTSGIKCGNCEKTSRESVYCFSCCSLWCDDCLPLHNRIKIFEEHFALALKDFRVEDFENILKQPKFCGKEGHEKRELEFFCQVCKITICSVCTFLDHEGHAKILLENAAKERKSRITAAIESKKRRALKKMTRIATIDENFISIQEQAVKVKSNVQQFVARLMTAIEAKQNEIFDAVENKVKESLALLTEQKHAIEEEVKTHETAIDKTELILKRNTSAQIMEPNEFLDKIIQEEGEEEDSAVRDGESLTTFFFEGNEGLVHDINIKEIGCFFVTKTSSKDSSAKGNGISEGTVGLEAEFVVTTRNTQKEQCYQERDRVTFEIINREGRDSAIKPQIQDKKDGTYKFSYFAKETGTCQASVEVNGEHVHGSPFEVQIKRREFRPVLSFGQQGSDAGTLCYPWGVAVNDKDEIAVSEVGNHRVQIFASNGTHLRSFGKKGNQQGEFDSPAGIAFHNDKIIVADCCNNRVQLFSNQGHYLNQFGGRGSRDHQLQFPRGLSIDSDGNIIVADSGSKLIKIFSPDGRFLSTIGTKGSFINPVHCIQHDNYLIVSDRGDHSIRVLNREGEFLYKFGKQGKRDGEFDLSGCLSVDRAGHLLVCDSSNHRVQVFKLSGEFVEKFGTRGTGAGEFKVPVSTAVLSVGKLVVSDYGNHRVQIIS comes from the coding sequence ATGGATATCAAAACCTTTCTAGACAATACTCAGGAACACTTGTGTTGTACTGAATGTATGACCAGGTTCACTAATCCAAAGCAGCTTCCTTGCTTACACAGTTTTTGCCTTCATTGCCTGCAAAGGATTCAACAAACGAGCGGAATTCGAGACACTATTTCATGCCCCGAGTGCGGCCGGAATTTCGAGATCCCTGGAAACGGTGATCTTAACGCTTTTCCAACGAACGTTCGTATCAACAGTTTGTTGGATGCTTTGCCTGTCACTGAGTGCAATACGAGTGGCATCAAGTGTGGAAATTGCGAGAAAACAAGCAGAGAATCTGTCTACTGCTTCTCTTGTTGTTCGTTGTGGTGTGATGACTGCCTCCCTCTGCATAATCGGATAAAAATCTTTGAAGAACACTTcgcgttggctttgaaagactTTCGAGTCGAAGACTTTGAGAACATTTTGAAGCAGCCAAAATTTTGTGGAAAGGAAGGTCACGAGAAGAGAGAATTAGAGTTTTTCTGCCAGGTGTGCAAAATAACCATTTGCAGCGTTTGTACTTTTCTAGACCATGAAGGCCACGCTAAGATTCTTTTGGAAAACGCAGCAAAGGAGCGCAAATCGAGAATCACGGCAGCAATTGAatcaaagaaacgaagagcGCTGAAAAAGATGACAAGGATCGCAACAATTGATGAAAACTTCATTTCAATTCAAGAGCAAGCTGTTAAAGTGAAAAGCAATGTGCAGCAGTTTGTTGCCAGGTTAATGACGGCAATAGAAGCGAAACAGAACGAAATCTTTGATGCGGTggaaaacaaagtaaaagaaTCATTAGCTCTTTTAACAGAGCAAAAGCACGCGATCGAAGAAGAAGTGAAAACGCACGAAACAGCAATCGATAAAACCGAACTGATTTTAAAGCGAAACACAAGCGCTCAAATCATGGAACCAAATGAATTTCTAGACAAAATAATTCAGGAGGAGGGCGAAGAAGAAGATTCAGCTGTTCGTGACGGCGAAAGTTTGACGACTTTCTTCTTCGAAGGGAATGAAGGCTTGGTTCATGACATAAACATTAAAGAAATTGGCTGTTTTTTTGTCACCAAAACGAGCTCGAAAGACTCGAGCGCTAAGGGAAACGGAATCAGCGAAGGAACTGTTGGACTTGAAGCTGAATTTGTTGTAACGACAAGAAACACACAAAAAGAACAATGTTACCAAGAACGTGACCGCGTGACATTCGAAATCATAAATCGCGAAGGCCGTGACAGTGCGATCAAGCCTCAAATCCAAGATAAGAAAGATGGCACTTACAAGTTCAGCTACTTTGCCAAAGAAACCGGAACGTGTCAGGCATCCGTGGAAGTCAATGGGGAACATGTTCATGGCAGTCCTTTTGAGGTTCAAATCAAACGCAGAGAGTTCAGACCCGTGTTATCCTTTGGACAACAAGGTTCAGATGCTGGGACGCTTTGTTACCCTTGGGGGGTAGCAGTGAATGACAAAGATGAGATCGCAGTGAGTGAGGTTGGTAACCACAGAGTACAGATATTTGCCAGTAATGGAACTCACTTAAGATCGTTTGGTAAAAAAGGTAATCAACAGGGAGAGTTTGACTCGCCTGCTGGAATAGCTTTTCATAATGATAAGATTATAGTGGCAGACTGCTGCAACAACCGAGTTCAACTTTTTAGTAATCAGGGTCATTATCTTAATCAGTTTGGAGGACGAGGAAGCCGGGATCACCAGCTTCAGTTTCCTCGTGGCCTGTCAATTGACAGCGATGGCAACATTATTGTTGCTGATAGTGGTAgcaaattaataaaaatcttTTCACCGGATGGTCGGTTTTTGAGTACCATCGGCACTAAAGGTTCTTTCATCAATCCCGTTCACTGTATCCAACACGACAACTATCTTATTGTTTCAGACAGAGGTGATCACTCAATAAGAGTTTTGAATAGAGAGGGAGAGTTCCTTTACAAATTTGGAAAGCAGGGGAAGCGGGACGGGGAGTTCGATCTCTCTGGCTGCCTGTCAGTGGACAGAGCGGGACATCTGCTGGTTTGTGATTCATCGAATCACCGAGTGCAGGTGTTTAAACTCAGCGGAGAGTTTGTGGAAAAGTTTGGGACACGTGGTACAGGGGCAGGAGAGTTCAAGGTCCCTGTTTCTACGGCAGTTCTTAGCGTTGGTAAGCTAGTAGTTTCTGATTACGGCAACCATCGTGTTCAGATTATCTCGTAG
- the LOC138045486 gene encoding E3 ubiquitin-protein ligase TRIM71-like, producing MDIKTFLANIHEHVCCPVCMTRFTNPKQLPCLHSFCLHCLQRIQQTSGIRDTISCPECRRNFGVPENGDLNAFPTNFRINSLLDALPITECKTSGIKCGSCEKTSGESTYCFTCCSFWCDDCLPLHNRIRIFKEHHALALKDFRDEDFENILKQPAFCGKHEKKELELFCQVCKISICSVCALTDHESHAKIALEDAAKERKSRITAAIESRKRRAQEKMTRIANIDQNCIKIQEQAVTVKSNVQQFVASLITAIQAKQNEIFDAVENKVKESLEFLMEQKHAIEVQVKTHETAIEKTEVILKRSTSAQIVQTNEFLDKVIQEEGEEEDSAVCDGESLTTFVFEGNEELFDDINTKEIGCFFATKTSSKDSSAEGAGIREGTVGLEAEIVVTTRNTRKEQCYREHDRVTLEIKNREGRDIAIKPKTRHNKDGTYKISYFAKETGKCQASVKINGEHVRGSPFEVQVKCRQFRPVFSFGKQGTDAGMLDCPWGVAVNDKDEIAVSEVGNHRVQIFASNGTHLRSFGKKGNQQGEFDYPSGIAFHNEKVIAADRMNHRVQLFSDQGHYLNQFGGEGRLDSQLKFPRGLSIDSDGNIIVADKCNKLIKIFSLDGRFLRSVGTEGSLIYPFHCIQHDNYLVVSDRGDHCIKVFNREGEFLYKFGKRGNGDGEFYEPSCLSVDRAGHLLVCDSSNDRVQVFKLSGEFVTKFGTSGTRAGEFNFPISTAVLSDGRIVVFDSFNHRVQIFS from the coding sequence ATGGATATCAAAACCTTTCTAGCCAATATTCATGAACACGTTTGTTGTCCTGTATGTATGACCAGGTTCACTAATCCAAAGCAGCTTCCTTGCTTACACAGTTTTTGCCTTCATTGCCTGCAAAGGATTCAACAAACGAGCGGAATTCGAGACACTATTTCATGTCCCGAGTGTAGGCGGAACTTCGGGGTCCCTGAAAACGGTGATCTTAACGCTTTTCCAACAAACTTTCGTATCAACAGTTTGTTAGATGCTTTGCCCATCACAGAGTGCAAGACGAGTGGCATCAAGTGTGGAAGTTGCGAGAAAACAAGCGGAGAATCTACGTACTGCTTCACTTGTTGTTCGTTCTGGTGTGATGACTGCCTCCCTCTGCATAATCGGATAAGAATCTTTAAAGAACATCACgcattggctttgaaagacttTCGAGACGAAGACTttgagaacattttaaagcagcCAGCATTTTGTGggaaacacgagaagaaagaatTGGAGTTGTTTTGTCAGGTATGCAAAATAAGCATTTGCAGCGTTTGTGCTCTAACAGATCACGAAAGTCACGCTAAGATTGCTTTGGAAGATGCCGCAAAGGAACGCAAATCGAGAATCACGGCAGCAATTGAATCAAGGAAACGAAGAGCGCAGGAGAAGATGACAAGGATCGCAAATATTGACCAAAACTGTATTAAAATTCAAGAGCAAGCTGTTACAGTGAAAAGTAATGTGCAGCAGTTTGTTGCCAGTTTAATAACAGCTATACAAGCGAAACAGAATGAAATCTTCGATGCGGTGGAAAACAAAGTAAAGGAGTCATTAGAGTTTTTAATGGAGCAAAAGCACGCGATCGAAGTGCAAGTGAAAACGCACGAAACAGCAATCGAAAAAACCGAAGTGATTTTAAAGCGAAGCACTAGCGCTCAAATCGTGCAGACAAATGAATTTCTAGACAAAGTAATTCAGGAGGAGGGTGAAGAAGAAGATTCAGCTGTTTGTGACGGCGAAAGTTTAACGACATTTGTCTTTGAAGGGAATGAAGAATTGTTTGATGACATTAACACTAAAGAAATTGGCTGTTTTTTTGCCACCAAAACGAGCTCCAAAGATTCGAGCGCTGAGGGAGCAGGGATCCGTGAAGGAACTGTTGGACTTGAAGCAGAGATTGTTGTAACAACAAGGAACACACGAAAAGAACAATGTTACCGAGAACATGACCGTGTGACCTTGGAAATCAAAAATCGTGAAGGCCGTGACATTGCGATCAAGCCGAAAACCCGACATAACAAAGATGGCACTTACAAAATCAGCTACTTTGCCAAAGAAACTGGAAAATGTCAGGCATCCGTGAAAATCAATGGAGAACATGTTCGTGGCAGTCCTTTTGAGGTTCAAGTCAAATGCAGACAGTTTAGACCCGTGTTTTCCTTTGGGAAACAAGGTACAGATGCTGGAATGCTTGACTGCCCTTGGGGGGTAGCAGTGAATGACAAAGATGAGATTGCCGTGAGTGAGGTTGGTAACCACAGAGTACAGATTTTTGCCAGTAATGGAACTCACTTAAGATCGTTTGGTAAAAAGGGTAATCAGCAGGGAGAGTTTGACTATCCTTCTGGGATTGCTTTTCATAATGAAAAGGTTATAGCGGCAGACCGTATGAACCACAGAGTCCAACTGTTTAGTGATCAGGGTCATTATCTTAATCAGTTTGGAGGAGAAGGAAGGCTAGATAGCCAGCTTAAATTTCCTCGTGGCCTGTCAATTGACAGCGATGGCAACATTATTGTTGCTGATAAGTGTAACAAGTTAATCAAAATCTTTTCACTCGATGGTCGATTTTTGCGCAGTGTCGGTACTGAAGGTTCTTTAATCTATCCCTTTCACTGTATCCAACATGACAACTATCTTGTTGTGTCAGACAGAGGTGATCACTGTATAAAAGTTTTTAATAGGGAAGGAGAGTTCCTTTATAAATTTGGAAAGAGGGGGAATGGGGACGGGGAGTTCTATGAACCTAGCTGCCTGTCAGTGGACAGAGCGGGACATCTGCTGGTTTGTGATTCATCGAATGATCGAGTGCAGGTGTTTAAACTCAGTGGAGAGTTTGTAACTAAGTTTGGAACAAGTGGCACACGGGCAGGAGAGTTCAATTTCCCTATTTCTACAGCAGTCCTTAGCGATGGTAGGATAGTAGTTTTCGATTCATTTAACCATCGTGTTCAGATTTTCTCTTAG